In a genomic window of Spirosoma agri:
- a CDS encoding SusC/RagA family TonB-linked outer membrane protein, with protein sequence MRKLLVAQFLLCFLSLPLLAQDIAISGKVTSTEDGSPLPGVNIAVKGTSRGTSTNATGDYQLNAPAGTTLVFSFIGFITQEVKVGNQTTVNVSMVSDAAQLQEVVVTALGIKRDAKSISFASQQINADQLTVTRQPDAGNALAGKIAGLQVLSQAGSKLGSGAVVRIRGAASLVDKNPLYVIDGTPLTSDSDTPGSLDINSDDIENVSVLKGPNATALYGQRGDAGVIVITTKKGLNRKGIGVDINSTTTFEQVNIIPKYQNEYGGGGESDWRTFTWASGNPTEWQALNGKRYHDYSDDASWGPRIDGGEYIPWYAWYPNNPYSFKTANYTAQPNNVRQYYNTGRTYNNSISLKGGGAGYTLRMSYTNLDQTGVLPNTALKRNYITAASTFDLGQHLTAGVNLNFTTERLNGNFGDGYGNYSGAGSFNQWFHRDLDMGIIKELQDFRTPIGAFASWNHTNPTSTTNFNSATFNKGNYWYNWYSYQNSISNISNRDRLFGDVNLTYKLNDHFRVQGWLRRNQRNSNYENKLPTIIELSGAQTGQKASYSTGQITEREDNYEFLTTYENHFGDFDLNANVGGNIRDNLYTRVDLATNGGLFVPDLFTIGNSLQAFTQTNNRYRKTVRSVYGRASLGWRSLVYLEVTGRNDWSSALPSNNNSYFYPSVGGSFVFSELTREALPFLSFGKLRASWAQVGSDLNPYQLGLTYAVDQAKYNGTNSLMTTPNLLPNAGIIPSLSSAYEAGIDLRFLKNRVGLALTYYHENKINEILNVDVTTASGFTQKVINAGRIERDGVEIQLDGKPVVGKNFNWDMTLNFAVNTSRIISLAPGVNSIQATSAVPFGQTAQSYGTNDAFGYAYIIHSTGVDNGGNNRWGQLRGNGIVYQNGQPVLNADGTYQFAANQYFGSVLPTFTGGFVNTLRYKDLSLAFSIDYQKGGKYFSLSNYWGTYSGLYAETAATNDKGKNVRDDVADGGGVHVKGVSATGEAIDTYVGAYDYYHQFGNNSIIDHSVFDASYVKLREVSVGYRLPIKANKFVQSINLSVVARNPWLIYATNRNIDPSELSQRFGENGQQPGTRSLGFNIRLGL encoded by the coding sequence ATGAGAAAACTTCTAGTTGCACAGTTTCTGCTGTGTTTCCTCAGTTTACCATTGCTGGCTCAGGACATAGCGATCAGTGGTAAGGTTACGTCGACAGAGGATGGCTCACCGCTTCCCGGCGTCAATATTGCCGTTAAAGGTACCTCCCGAGGTACGAGCACAAACGCTACTGGTGATTACCAGTTGAATGCACCAGCCGGCACTACGCTGGTTTTTAGCTTTATAGGCTTCATCACACAAGAGGTTAAGGTCGGAAATCAAACGACCGTTAATGTAAGCATGGTTTCCGATGCGGCACAGCTTCAGGAAGTTGTCGTAACTGCTCTGGGTATCAAACGGGATGCAAAATCAATATCCTTCGCGTCACAGCAGATCAACGCAGATCAACTGACTGTTACCCGTCAGCCGGATGCCGGTAACGCACTGGCCGGTAAAATTGCCGGTTTGCAGGTGCTTAGCCAGGCGGGTTCAAAACTTGGTTCGGGCGCTGTGGTACGTATTCGCGGAGCCGCTTCGCTGGTCGATAAGAACCCACTCTACGTAATCGACGGAACGCCGTTGACGAGTGATAGCGACACACCGGGTTCGCTGGACATTAACTCGGACGATATCGAGAACGTTTCGGTATTGAAAGGACCAAACGCGACGGCTCTTTACGGCCAGCGTGGCGATGCGGGTGTTATTGTCATTACTACCAAAAAAGGGCTCAACCGTAAAGGGATCGGGGTTGATATCAACAGTACGACCACGTTCGAGCAGGTAAACATCATTCCAAAATACCAGAACGAGTACGGTGGCGGTGGCGAGTCGGATTGGCGGACGTTCACCTGGGCGTCCGGTAACCCAACAGAGTGGCAGGCACTCAATGGCAAACGGTATCACGATTATTCGGATGATGCATCGTGGGGTCCACGAATCGACGGTGGCGAATACATCCCTTGGTATGCCTGGTATCCGAACAATCCGTATTCATTCAAAACGGCAAACTATACCGCGCAACCCAATAACGTTCGTCAGTATTACAACACAGGCCGTACGTACAACAACAGCATCAGCCTGAAAGGGGGCGGTGCGGGTTACACACTTCGTATGTCGTATACGAATCTTGACCAGACTGGTGTTTTACCGAACACTGCGCTGAAACGCAATTACATCACAGCGGCCAGCACGTTTGATCTGGGTCAGCATTTGACGGCAGGCGTTAACCTGAACTTCACCACGGAGCGGTTGAACGGTAACTTTGGTGATGGGTATGGTAACTACTCGGGAGCGGGTTCGTTCAACCAATGGTTCCACCGCGATCTGGACATGGGTATCATCAAAGAACTTCAGGATTTTCGGACGCCTATCGGTGCATTCGCCAGCTGGAACCATACCAACCCAACGTCTACGACCAACTTCAATTCGGCTACGTTCAACAAAGGAAATTACTGGTATAACTGGTATTCGTATCAGAACTCGATCAGTAATATCAGCAACCGTGACCGGCTTTTTGGTGACGTGAATCTGACCTATAAACTGAATGATCACTTCCGGGTTCAGGGATGGTTGCGTCGGAACCAGCGTAACTCGAACTACGAGAACAAGCTGCCAACGATCATCGAGCTTAGTGGTGCCCAGACGGGTCAGAAAGCGTCTTACTCAACCGGACAAATCACCGAGCGGGAAGATAACTATGAATTCCTGACTACGTATGAAAACCATTTTGGTGACTTTGACCTGAATGCCAACGTAGGGGGTAATATCCGCGATAACCTTTATACACGCGTTGACCTGGCAACAAATGGTGGCTTATTCGTACCTGATCTGTTCACGATTGGTAACTCATTGCAGGCGTTTACGCAGACCAACAACCGCTACCGCAAAACGGTCCGCAGTGTATACGGACGGGCTTCGCTGGGCTGGCGTAGTCTGGTTTATCTGGAAGTGACGGGTCGTAATGACTGGAGTTCGGCGTTGCCGTCAAACAACAATTCTTACTTCTATCCGTCGGTAGGGGGTAGCTTTGTATTCTCTGAACTGACGCGTGAGGCTCTGCCCTTCCTGTCATTCGGTAAATTGCGGGCTAGCTGGGCGCAGGTCGGTTCTGACCTGAACCCGTATCAGTTAGGACTCACCTATGCCGTCGATCAGGCGAAATACAACGGTACGAACAGTTTGATGACGACGCCGAACCTGTTGCCCAATGCAGGTATTATTCCGTCGCTCTCGTCGGCCTACGAAGCGGGTATCGATCTGCGTTTCCTGAAAAATCGCGTTGGCCTGGCCCTGACCTATTATCACGAGAACAAGATCAACGAAATTCTGAACGTCGACGTAACCACCGCCAGCGGGTTTACCCAAAAAGTGATCAACGCGGGGCGGATCGAGCGCGATGGGGTTGAGATTCAGTTAGATGGCAAACCTGTTGTCGGTAAGAATTTTAACTGGGACATGACACTGAATTTCGCCGTAAATACCTCGCGGATTATCAGCCTTGCACCTGGCGTAAACTCGATTCAGGCAACATCGGCCGTACCATTCGGCCAGACAGCTCAGTCGTATGGTACCAATGATGCGTTTGGGTATGCCTATATTATTCACTCGACAGGCGTTGATAACGGTGGTAACAACCGGTGGGGTCAGCTTCGTGGTAATGGTATCGTGTATCAGAACGGTCAGCCCGTGCTGAATGCTGACGGAACCTATCAGTTTGCTGCCAATCAGTACTTTGGATCGGTACTGCCAACGTTCACGGGTGGTTTTGTGAATACACTCCGGTATAAAGATCTGTCGCTTGCCTTCAGCATCGATTATCAGAAAGGGGGCAAATACTTCTCGCTATCGAACTACTGGGGCACCTACTCCGGTCTGTACGCTGAGACAGCAGCTACCAACGACAAGGGCAAAAACGTTCGTGATGACGTTGCCGACGGCGGTGGTGTACACGTGAAAGGCGTAAGCGCAACGGGTGAAGCGATTGATACCTACGTTGGGGCTTATGATTATTACCACCAGTTTGGTAATAACTCGATCATCGACCACTCGGTGTTCGATGCTTCGTACGTGAAACTGCGTGAAGTGAGTGTGGGCTATCGCCTGCCGATCAAAGCGAACAAGTTCGTTCAGTCGATCAATCTCTCGGTAGTGGCCCGTAATCCCTGGCTAATCTACGCCACGAATCGCAACATCGACCCATCTGAACTGTCGCAACGGTTTGGTGAGAACGGTCAGCAGCCTGGTACGCGCTCACTTGGGTTCAACATTCGGTTAGGTCTCTAA
- a CDS encoding SusD/RagB family nutrient-binding outer membrane lipoprotein yields MTTITTKVLAFSLLTSLGVMTSCSDFGNENLNPNAATTPVTSALLTEAITGVPPTTATGALLDGVAGRLTSLAPEPRLFAQYWSQTQYPENSLYSTTFSDWSRYYAVTLQDLQTIINYNTDAATKGYVAQFGSNNNQLAIARILKAYMFWVTTDRWGDIPYFNALKQDTQVTYDAQQSIYADLFKELKAASAQFDGGTTVSGDIIYSGSATKWKKFANSMRMLMALRLSKVDPTTGKTEFAAAYTDAAGYISTNADNGLVQFTEANQFRNPDNALFDGRDDYGVSDVLVNKLKDLSDPRLPVYAAPTTAGTYSGLPYGLNRNLLIQYTGANEFSRPGTKIIAKTQPGYIITASQMLLAKSEAAVRGWITDDATTAYNAAIRASWEQYGVYDAAKFTAYTTSTKVAPTTADFLAKIGDQRWISLYPNGNEAWIEWRRTGYPDLKPTQYAVNESKQIPRRYGYPNTEPTLNTAAYTAAVAKLTNGDKTSSRVWWDK; encoded by the coding sequence ATGACAACGATAACAACTAAAGTTCTGGCCTTCAGCCTGCTCACGTCACTGGGTGTAATGACCAGTTGCAGTGACTTCGGGAACGAAAACTTGAACCCAAACGCGGCAACAACACCGGTTACGTCGGCCTTGTTGACGGAAGCGATCACGGGTGTGCCGCCAACGACCGCAACGGGCGCTTTGCTGGATGGCGTTGCCGGTCGCCTGACCAGTCTGGCCCCTGAGCCCCGGCTGTTTGCGCAATACTGGTCGCAGACGCAGTATCCGGAAAACTCACTTTACTCGACAACGTTTTCCGACTGGAGCCGTTATTATGCCGTTACGTTGCAGGATCTGCAAACGATTATCAACTACAATACAGATGCGGCCACAAAGGGGTACGTCGCACAATTCGGCTCGAACAACAACCAATTGGCTATTGCTCGTATCCTGAAAGCCTACATGTTCTGGGTAACAACGGATCGTTGGGGCGATATTCCTTACTTCAATGCGTTGAAGCAGGATACGCAGGTAACGTATGACGCACAGCAGTCCATCTACGCGGATTTGTTCAAGGAGTTGAAAGCAGCGTCTGCTCAGTTTGATGGTGGCACCACCGTCAGTGGCGACATTATTTACAGCGGTAGCGCAACCAAGTGGAAGAAGTTTGCCAACTCGATGCGGATGCTGATGGCCCTGCGTCTCTCGAAGGTAGACCCCACCACAGGTAAAACTGAATTCGCAGCTGCTTACACCGATGCGGCTGGTTATATCAGCACGAACGCCGACAATGGACTGGTACAATTCACGGAAGCGAACCAGTTCCGTAACCCCGATAACGCCTTGTTCGACGGACGGGATGATTACGGCGTCAGCGACGTACTGGTCAATAAACTGAAAGATCTGAGCGATCCCCGGCTGCCGGTTTATGCAGCACCAACCACGGCGGGTACTTATTCTGGCTTGCCTTATGGGCTGAACCGTAACCTGTTGATTCAGTATACGGGAGCCAATGAGTTTTCGCGGCCGGGCACCAAGATTATTGCCAAAACACAACCGGGCTACATTATTACGGCTTCTCAGATGCTGTTGGCAAAATCGGAAGCCGCCGTTCGGGGCTGGATTACCGACGATGCGACAACGGCTTACAATGCCGCTATCCGGGCTTCCTGGGAGCAGTATGGTGTTTATGATGCCGCTAAGTTTACGGCTTATACCACCAGCACCAAAGTGGCGCCAACGACTGCTGATTTTCTGGCGAAAATTGGTGATCAGCGCTGGATTTCGCTCTACCCAAATGGAAACGAAGCCTGGATCGAATGGCGTCGTACGGGCTACCCTGATCTGAAGCCAACACAATATGCGGTGAATGAAAGCAAACAGATTCCGCGCCGGTATGGCTATCCAAACACGGAGCCTACCCTGAATACAGCAGCTTATACGGCTGCCGTTGCCAAGCTGACAAATGGTGACAAAACAAGCTCGCGCGTTTGGTGGGATAAGTAA